A single genomic interval of Orcinus orca chromosome 19, mOrcOrc1.1, whole genome shotgun sequence harbors:
- the NPTX1 gene encoding neuronal pentraxin-1, producing the protein MLAGRAARTCALLALCLLGSGAQDFGPTRFICTSVPVDTDMCAASVAAGGAEELRSNVLQLRETVLQQKETILSQKETIRELTTKLGRCESQSTLDASAGEARTGGGRKQPGSGKNTMGDLSRTPAAETLSQLGQTLQSLKTRLENLEQYSRLNSSSQTNSLKDLLQSKIDDLERQVLSRVNTLEEGKGGPRNDTEERVKIESALTSLHQRISELEKGQKDNRPGDKFQLTFPLRTNYMYAKVKKSLPEMYAFTVCMWLKSSAAPGVGTPFSYAVPGQANELVLIEWGNNPMEILINDKVAKLPFVINDGKWHHICITWTTRDGVWEAYQDGTQGGNGENLAPYHPIKPQGVLVLGQEQDTLGGGFDATQAFVGELAHFNIWDRKLTPGEVYNLATCSTKALSGNVIAWSESHIEIYGGATKWTFEACRQIN; encoded by the exons ATGCTGGCCGGCCGCGCCGCGCGCACCTGTGCGCTGCTCGCCCTCTGCCTCCTGGGCAGCGGGGCCCAGGATTTTGGGCCAACGCGCTTCATCTGCACCTCGGTGCCGGTGGACACCGACATGTGTGCCGCGTCCGTGGCCGCCGGCGGCGCCGAGGAGCTCCGGAGCAACGTGCTGCAGCTCCGCGAGACCGTGCTGCAGCAGAAGGAGACCATCCTGAGCCAGAAGGAGACCATCCGCGAGCTGACCACCAAGCTGGGCCGCTGCGAGAGCCAGAGCACGCTGGACGCGAGCGCCGGCGAGGCGCGGACGGGCGGCGGCCGCAAGCAGCCCGGCTCGGGCAAGAACACCATGGGCGACCTGTCTCGGACGCCGGCCGCCGAGACGCTCAGCCAACTCGGGCAAACTTTGCAGTCGCTCAAAACCCGCCTGGAGAACCTCGAG CAGTACAGCCGGCTCAATTCCTCCAGCCAGACCAACAGCCTCAAGGATCTGCTGCAGAGCAAGATCGATGACCTGGAGAGGCAGGTGCTGTCTCGGGTGAACACTCTGGAGGAGGGCAAGGGGGGCCCCAGAAATGACACCGAGGAAAGAGTCAAGATCGAGAGTGCCCTGACTTCCCTGCACCAGCGGATCAGCGAGCTCGAGAAAG GTCAGAAGGACAACCGCCCTGGAGACAAGTTCCAGCTCACATTCCCCCTGCGGACCAACTACATGTATGCCAAGGTGAAGAAGAGCCTGCCGGAGATGTACGCCTTCACGGTGTGCATGTGGCTCAAGTCCAGCGCAGCGCCAGGGGTGGGCACGCCCTTCTCCTATGCTGTGCCCGGCCAGGCCAATGAGCTGGTCCTCATTGAGTGGGGCAACAACCCCATGGAGATCCTCATCAACGACAAG GTGGCTAAGCTGCCCTTTGTAATCAATGATGGCAAGTGGCACCACATCTGCATCACCTGGACCACCCGGGACGGGGTCTGGGAAGCCTACCAGGATGGCACCCAGGGAGGCAACGGCGAGAACTTGGCGCCCTATCACCCTATCAAGCCACAGGGCGTGCTGGTGCTGGGCCAGGAGCAG GACACTCTGGGTGGCGGGTTTGATGCCACCCAAGCGTTCGTGGGCGAGCTGGCCCATTTCAACATCTGGGACCGCAAGCTGACCCCGGGGGAGGTGTACAACCTGGCCACCTGCAGCACCAAGGCCCTTTCCGGCAATGTCATTGCCTGGTCTGAGTCCCACATCGAGATCTACGGCGGAGCCACCAAGTGGACATTCGAAGCCTGTCGCCAGATCAACTGA